A genomic stretch from Apis cerana isolate GH-2021 linkage group LG7, AcerK_1.0, whole genome shotgun sequence includes:
- the LOC107999302 gene encoding protein furry isoform X4, with protein sequence MLPENKAYLNNMTEGGETQPTPGNEAQPEASEARVTHGEGLHETAAESSSQNIPESNQDLLTVHGTTQGESSDAVSIHTASTSVSGNESSSSRVSAITVVLPWGAQKETVKLQQIGDMDLRPGEFVMRTLFAEFTTQAEKKMEAVMTEHEKPLSKVLQRGEDPQFDQLLSAFGSVAEHCLPSILRALFNWYERQLVDQGSDQKKPGKEDQKGKSIMYTIVSGSVETVEKSEADLLQERRDLAVEFIFCLMLIEVLRQLPFHPGHEDLVTYIENIAFKHFKYREGIQNEPNAANIHIIADLYAEVIGVLAQSRFMSVRKRFMVELKELRVKEPGPHITQNIISLLMGMKFFRVKMVPIEEFEASFQFMQECAQYFLEVKDKDVKHALAGLFVEILVPVAAAVKNEVNVPCLKNFVEMLYSTTLDMCTKSKHRLALFPLVTCLLCVSQKTFFLQNWHYFLAMCLSHLKNRDPKMCRVALEALYRLLWVYMIRIKCESNSATQSRLQSIVNSLFPKGSKAVVPRDTPLNIFVKIIQFIAQERLDFAMREIVFDLLSVGRPVKIILTPERMSIGLRAFLVVADSLQQKEGEPPMPRTMGVLPSGNTMRVKKTFLNKMLTEDTARSIGMSSYFPHVRRVFVDILRALDVHYGRPLMMTSTQNMNKEPDEMITGERKPRIDLFRTCVAAVPRLIPDGMTGAELVDLLSRLTVHMDEELRGLAYQSLQTLVLDFPDWRQDVVLGFTQFLARDVQDTFPQLVDNGLRMLLQLLTSWKNALTSPSTRSKEQSVDNARTNIRADSSIKKSESGQKIEPVSSVFHLVEGFALVMLCNCRLYPRRIAVHILREVKHLLKTLGGLEDDQPVIDVIDACCPTVLEKCYHMLPPAEKAAAASTSNVDLQWIAERSSCIWTAGLHDDTSTKSSSSLNLNGADPWGSCLFAFLEKDRVLTLCSTAVAHSWPIVFTRINSLFSVIDPTPVNDNRASLLRSSTTVRKPVNERDMYMHVWKNYLTFGYRVVPPVPSPVVRCASPDLSLSSSPDSLSAERGDNKSPGTNASPAALYKLTVPLLRCEVVDVRDAAVQAIGKVNADALKDLMEELVPYIREAVDRKQENMRRRRRRDALRLQLVRVLELIAEYGTFGICPAVLDRETQSLHPTFVEYIDGARLYLENETDKEAPAVRDIKLHFCNFIRKMIKSFSLETCHTLLKRDLRRNLFMLFASWSGPYGKPLASTSSLHEEEKSCTELQLSALQAMSGLLCCGPCFNPQSLSEEGAILYQWLDLLLASKDEKIYALARETVVLLLECNPDIGPLLDWVVDRCYTGAPQVADGCFLALATIFSAREYPCDHYTSIINVTLMSTGCPRAPVHDAALQLLQLLDQRFFGNVGPLPATEPETSQDDPVGGSSTTATFAPGQQSNPIGGMSSTGTIRGGTLDVLLSTTYCRNQMYLSRQLAQLHPELTMPMFSEITHRFQTARREVRQLLLQYLLPWLHNMELVDPNVPPPSNPLSYYQYYATDISRSGARREGWGTAEATEMVLNNLFYITAKFSDEHPKEMEELWATLCGCWPNNLKVIIRYLIIVSGMAPQELLPYAKRVVLYLARARPDRLVDEMMIELQTVETLNCLIERTETPPFYRLTSMRKASSHSDAPVADPGNPPRDLGVEKGTIHTKRHSGEDPVKTGSKSDTALRALAGFQTPRAEKTRTASGPPILPDDLSTPTTEAELTTDESCYGTRNGPAGVNGKISCGGEKFDIPQPHPLPMPEYGGYFAPLTEYLPDSSQPISGFHRCNIAVMLLTDVIVDGIQLDWAIHVPLMLHIVFLGLDHSRPLVRDHCRCLLLNLLVVLGDHRDHLGVARVLLASKTEQLGLGLSTPALPILEHNFTEIDPEFDSYLYGPPPAPPPTTSPPSSSPPPPCSSPPPPPPPPPPPPPPPLPPESSIFNSAPPPPPPPPPPPPFPSSNNGTPTHSPIPNSTSTPPLSMNHVNHSIMDNCKDYSNSHTYESPVCHNWPSTSGSTNTVPPVIVTPEDANNWVGPQPGPNMPIQDVIKSLINFLASRINQPLWNYEDMTSKVWWVRSAEQLTVLLRHVLRVFRDSLPHALVSQRWAQTALQLGLSCSSRHYAGRSLQVFRALRVPITSRMLSDILSRLVETVAEQGEDMQGYVTELLLTLEAAVDSLESDFRPLDFMKEIFKSTPNLNNKDPASGSLIGGKRSPGGGNGYPAGPHMFSHLNQGGHTRSTSYSVSYCMKKSSGGNSAASEIKELDNRCNKYPNSNLSRSRSAQSLKLLGDSATQDDKMTILAQLFWLSVSLLESDYEHEFLLALRLLSRVLHRLPLDRPDARDKVEKLQQQLRWTSFPGVHALLLKGCTSPNTYEPVVTLLSQFTPLLDLPVVDPTQSLAFPMNVVSLLPYMLLNYEDANELCIRSAENIAQMSAEKGKKLENLGTVMTLYSRRTFSKESFQWTKCVVKYLYDTYAHLSFNMLAFLVEVLEKGPGSVALPVLSIIHCMLHYVDLASQAAQPINTELLRVISKYVEGPHWKEALKILKLVVTRSSTLVAPPTSVHGSSWESSIASPHPSFTDTEIFTKKELPGRTMDFTFDLSQTPVIGRRWLIRQGVEEKSLTSPRCSLSLSPADSNAVSGWKRPWMSQGRVRECLVNLLTTCGQRVGLPKSPSVIFSQSSDLMERQSSMASSTEEVSGANNDLSGGSRRDDEQFGVFKDFDFLEYESESVEGESTDNFNWGVRRRPLSEGEERESSIRQFEESLSEKTQSSSKHTSRRGVTEESSDDEAGSESPLDEVPGASGTGQETNNIPGMFPPSSLSLIPSRTRHDSSTRSDTSGSSAGDLGDVTPCNASPNLSALMPFRQVVRDDAEEIWRQQIQNLITQSLYNTLDFFQLLSRILRDVSSKSVTLTREASALLCNGSPASTQLGYHLSSHAELLSSKAEPPLIWFSIAIFANQRLNESLRFGMLEIQEHLETFLDKKDHATECLEAAKATAKLQALGGSHTTETGFEEMLLDLGRALYKLHLQLLLLIEASNKMLSTLMNAAKNVQIPLQDISAEIANMKVALSRALEESTESERGTPTPTPSPSPLPGTGAVEEVARVAELLRNARWSPALEAVRLHRAQWPGDPFHDDDDVTTAVNMYCKYLGQDRSDIFVVTRKDDEMSEIFSRLMESLFQVLAAVTGLEASTKAARSQHEHPNNTKNDC encoded by the exons ATGTTACCTGAAAATAAGgcatatttaaacaatatgacAGAAG gAGGAGAAACACAACCAACTCCTGGAAATGAGGCTCAacctg aaGCCTCTGAAGCCAGAGTTACACATGGCGAAGGATTACATGAAACTGCAGCAGAATCATCTTCTCAAAATATACCTGAATCTAATCAAGATTTACTTACCGTTCATGGAACAACACAAGGTGAAAGTAGTGATGCTGTTAGCATTCATACTGCCAGTACTTCAGTTTCTGGCAATg aGTCAAGTTCCAGTAGAGTGAGTGCAATAACTGTTGTATTGCCTTGGGGTGCTCAAAAAGAAACAGTGAAACTACAACAAATTGGAGATATGGATTTAAGACCTGGAGAGTTTGTGATGCGTACTTTATTTGCAGAATTCACCACTcaagcagaaaaaaaaatggaagctGTAATGACAGAACAT GAAAAACCACTTTCAAAAGTTCTACAAAGAGGAGAAGATCCACAATTTGATCAATTATTATCTGCATTTGGTTCAGTTGCGGAACATTGTTTGCCTTCTATTTTACGAGCACTTTTTAATTGGTATGAACGCCAATTAGTTGATCAAGGTAGTGATCAAAAAAAACCAGGTAAAGAAgatcaaaaaggaaaaag tattatgTACACAATAGTATCAGGAAGTGTAGAAACTGTTGAAAAAAGTGAAGCAGATTTACTTCAAGAACGAAGAGATCTTGcagtagaatttatattttgcctAATGTTAATAGAAGTTTTACGTCAATTACCATTTCACCCTGGCCATGAAGATTTAGTaacttatattgaaaatatagcttttaaacatttcaaatatagAGAAgg catTCAAAATGAACCAAATGCAGCAAACATTCATATCATTGCTGATCTTTATGCAGAAGTAATAGGAGTTCTTGCACAATCTCGTTTTATGTCAGTTAGAAAACGTTTTATGGtcgaattaaaagaattacgtGTTAAAGAACCAGGACCTCATATTACACAaaacattatttcattattaatgggaatgaaattttttagagtaaag atGGTACCAATAGAAGAATTTGAGGCATCATTTCAATTTATGCAAGAATGTgcacaatattttttagaagtcAAAGATAAAGATGTTAAACATGCTTTGGCTGGACTTTTTGTTGAGATACTTGTTCCTGTTGCTGCt gctgtaaaaaatgaagttaatgtaccttgtttaaaaaattttgtagaaatgttatattctaCAACATTAGATATGTGTACAAAGTCAAAACATAGATTAGCTCTTTTTCCTCTTGTAACTTGTTTATTATGTGTTAGTCAAAAAACATTCTTTTTGCAAAATTGGCATTATTTTTTAGCAATGTGTCtttcacatttaaaaaatcgagatCCTAAGATGTGTCGTGTTGCCTTAg aggctttatatcgtttattatgGGTATACATGATTCGTATTAAATGTGAGAGTAATTCTGCTACTCAAAGTAGATTACAAAGCAtagtaaattctttatttccaaAAGGTTCAAAGGCAGTAGTACCACGTGATACTccactaaatatttttgttaaaatcattcaattcATTGCACAGGAAAGATTGGATTTTGCAATGCGAGAAAttgtatttgatttattatccgTGGGTAGAccagtaaaaataattttaactccTGAACGTATGAGTATTGGACTTCGAGCTTTTTTGGTTGTAGCTGATAGTTTGCAACAAAAAGAAGGAGAACCACCTATGCCTCGTACTATGGGTGTATTACCAAGTGGTAATACTATGCGAGTTAAGAAAACATTTCTCAACAAA atgttAACAGAAGATACTGCAAGAAGTATAGGAATGTCTTCGTATTTTCCACATGTTCGACGAGTATTTGTTGATATATTACGTGCTTTAGATGTTCATTATGGTAGACCTCTTATGATGACAAGTAcacaaaatatgaataaagaaCCAGATGAGATGATCACTGGAGAACGAAAACCTAGAATAGATCTTTTCCGAACTTGCGTTGCTGCAGTTCCTCGATTAATACCCGATGGAATGACTGGTGCTGAATTAGTAGATTTATTATCTCGTTTAACTGTTCATATGGATGAAGAACTTCGTGGATTAGCATATCAAAGTCTACAAACCTTAGTATTAGACTTTCCTGACTGGAGACAAGATGTCGTTCTTGGATTTACACAATTTCTTGCTAGAGATGTTCAAGATACTTTTCCGCAACTTGTTGATAATGGTTTAAGAATGCTTCTTCAACTTCTTACAAGTTGGAAAAATGCACTAACAAGTCCTAGTACAAGATCTAAAGAGCAGTCAGTCGATAATGCAAGAACAAATATACGCGCAGATagtagtattaaaaaaagtgaatCAGGACAAAAAATAGAACCTGTTTCAAGTGTCTTTCATCTAGTAGAAGGATTTGCATTGGTAATGCTTTGTAATTGTCGACTTTATCCAAGAAGAATAGCTGTTCATATATTACGCGaagtaaaacatttattaaaaacattag GAGGTTTAGAAGATGATCAACCTGTTATTGATGTAATAGATGCTTGTTGTCCAACAGTTTTGGAAAAATGTTATCATATGTTACCACCTGCTGAAAAAGCAGCAGCAGCTTCTACTTCTAATGTTGATCTCCAATGGATAGCTGAAAGAAGTAGTTGTATATGGACAGCAG gttTACATGATGATACTAGCACAAAAAGTTCTTCATCTTTAAATCTAAATGGGGCAGATCCATGGGGAAGTTGTCTTTTCgcatttttagaaaaagatagagTATTAACATTATGTTCTACTGCAGTTGCACATTCATGGCCTATTGTTTTTACTcgaataaattctcttttttcggtAATCGATCCTAC accTGTGAATGACAATAGAGCTTCTCTTTTACGAAGTTCAACCACAGTTCGAAAACCTGTGAACGAAAGAGATATGTACATGCatgtttggaaaaattatctaaCTTTTGGATATAGAGTGGTTCCACCAGTACCAAGTCCAGTAGTACGATGTGCTAGTCCAGATCTCAGCTTAAG CTCATCACCGGATAGTCTATCTGCTGAACGAGGTGATAATAAATCACCTGGTACAAATGCAAGTCCTGCagctttatataaattaacagtACCTTTATTGAGATGCGAAGTAGTAGATGTTAGAGATGCTGCTGTGCAAGCAATTGGAAAAGTAAACGCTGATGCATTgaa agattTAATGGAAGAATTGGTACCTTATATTCGTGAGGCAGTTGATCgtaaacaagaaaatatgaGACGTAGAAGACGAAGAGATGCATTAAGGTTGCAATTAGTAAGAGTACTGGAATTAATTGCTGAATATGGAACATTTGGTATTTG tcCTGCAGTATTAGATAGAGAAACACAATCGCTTCATCCAACATTTGTTGAATATATCGACGGTGCCCGTTTATATTTAGAGAATGAAACTGATAAGGAAGCTCCTGCAGTTCGTGATATTAAACTGcatttctgtaattttatcagaaaaatgATCAAGAGTTTTTCAC tggaGACATgtcatacattattaaaaagagaCTTAAGACGAAACTTATTTATGCTATTTGCTAGCTGGTCAGGTCCTTATGGAAAACCACTTGCAAGTACATCTTCACTtcatgaagaagaaaaatcttgtACAGAATTACAGCTTTCAGCATTACAAGCTATGAGCGGATTATTATGTTGCGGTCCTTGTTTCAATCCTCAATCACTTTCTGAAGAAGGAGCAATTCTTTATCAGTggttagatttattattagcaAGCAAGgatgaaaaa atcTATGCTCTTGCTCGAGAAACagtagttttattattagaatgtaATCCCGATATTGGACCCCTTCTCGATTGGGTAGTTGATCGATGTTATACTGGTGCTCCACAAGTAGCTGATGGTTGTTTTCTTGCTTTAGCAACAATTTTTAGCGCAAG agaatatccTTGTGACCATTATACAAGTATCATCAACGTTACTCTGATGAGTACCGGTTGTCCACGTGCTCCTGTTCACGACGCAGCTTTGCAACTTCTTCAATTATTGGATCAAAGATTTTTTGGAAACGTGGGTCCTCTTCCAGCTACAGAGCCGGAAACTa GTCAGGATGATCCTGTTGGAGGTTCATCAACCACCGCTACTTTTGCTCCAGGACAACAAAGTAATCCTATCGGTGGGATGTCTTCAACTGGTACAATTAGGGGTGGCACTCTTGATGTACTTTTATCGACTACATATTGTCGCAATCAAATGTATCTTTCTCGTCAACTCGCTCAACTTCATCCAGAGCTAACAATGCCTATGTTCAGTG AAATTACACATAGATTTCAAACGGCTAGAAGAGAAGTTCGACAATTGTTACTTCAGTATTTGTTACCTTGGTTACATAATATGGAATTAGTGGATCCAAATGTACCACCACCTTCCAACCCATTGAGTTACTATCAG TACTATGCGACTGATATATCACGCAGTGGAGCACGAAGAGAGGGTTGGGGTACTGCTGAAGCAACAGAAATGGTgttgaacaatttattttacatcacTGCTAAg ttctCTGATGAGCATCCTAAAGAAATGGAAGAACTTTGGGCAACTTTATGTGGTTGTTGgcctaataatttaaaagtaatcattcgttatttaattattgtctcTGGAATGGCTCCACAAGAATTACTTCCATAT gCGAAACGCGTTGTTTTGTATTTAGCGAGAGCTCGACCAGATCGTTTGGTAGATGAAATGATGATTGAATTGCAAACAGTTGAAACATTAAATTGCTTAATTGAAAGAACTGAAACTCCACCTTTCTATAGATTAACCAGTATGAGAAAAGCTTCTTCTCATAGTGATGCTCCAGTTGCTGATCCTGGAAATCCTCCACGTGACTTAGGCGTTGAAAAAGGTACTATTCATACTAAAAGACATTCAGGGGAAGATCCTGTTAAAACTGG ttccAAATCTGATACTGCATTACGAGCACTCGCTGGATTTCAAACCCCAAGGGCAGAAAAAACAAGGACTGCGAGCGGTCCGCCAATTCTTCCGGATGATTTGTCCACTCCTACGACAGAAGccgaa tTAACTACAGACGAATCTTGTTATGGTACACGAAATGGACCCGCGGgagtaaatggaaaaatatcatGTGGCGGTGAAAAGTTCGATATTCCTCAGCCACATCCTTTACCAATGCCTGAATATGGTGGATATTTTGCACCTTTAACGGAGTATCTACCAGATAGTTCACAGCCTATAAGTGGGTTCCATAG ATGCAATATTGCCGTTATGCTACTTACTGATGTTATCGTTGATGGTATACAACTTGATTGGGCTATCCATGTTCCTTTAATGTTACATATAGTTTTTCTTGGATTGGATCATTCAAGACCTCTTGTAAGGGATCACTGCCGTTGTCTTTTGTTAAATCTATTAGTTGTCCTTGGAGATCATCGAGATCATCTCGGCGTAGCACGAGTACTATTGGCATCAAAAACTGAACAATTGGGCTTAGGGCTCTCTACTCCAGCTTTGCCAATACTTGAGCATAATTTTACCGAGATCGATCCAGAATTTGACAGTTATTTATATGGTCCACCTCCAGCACCACCTCCTACAACATCTCCTCCATCATCttcaccaccaccaccttgttcttcacctcctcctccacctccgcctccaccaccaccacctccgCCACCTCTACCACCAGAATcctctatttttaattcagcacctccaccaccaccaccacctcctcctccaccaccATTTCCTTCTTCTAATAATGGAACACCTACTCATTCACCTATTCCTAATTCAACATCTACTCCTCCGTTATCGATGAATCATGTGAATCACTCAATTATGGACAACTGTAaagattattcaaattctCATACATATg AATCACCAGTGTGTCATAATTGGCCTTCAACATCGGGTTCAACAAACACAGTACCACCTGTTATTGTTACACCAGAAGATGCAAATAATTGGGTTGGTCCACAACCAGGTCCAAATATGCCAATCCAAGATGTAATCAAatctttgatcaattttttagCTTCtag aataaatcaaCCATTGTGGAATTATGAAGACATGACTTCTAAAGTCTGGTGGGTTCGCAGTGCTGAACAATTAACAGTATTATTGCGACATGTATTACGAGTTTTTAGAGATTCTTTGCCCCATGCATTGGTTAGTCAACGATGGGCACAAACTGCATTACAATTAGGTTTATCTTGTTCGTCTAGACATTATGCCGGAAGATCTCTTCAAGTATTTAGAGCATTACGAGTTCCTATAACATCTCGAATGTTATCTGATATTCTGTCTAGATTGGTAGAAACGGTTGCTGAACAAGGAGAAGATATGCAA GGTTATGTAACAGAATTGTTATTAACACTTGAAGCAGCTGTCGATTCGTTAGAATCTGATTTTCGACCTCttgattttatgaaagaaatatttaaatccactccaaatttaaataataaagatcctGCTTCAGGCAGTTTGATTGGTGGAAAACGAAGTCCAGGAGGAGGTAATGGATATCCAGCTGGTCCACATATGTTTTCTCATTTAAATCAAGGTGGTCATACAAGAAGTACTAGTTATTCAGTTAGttattgtatgaaaaaatCAAGTGGTGGTAATTCAGCAGCAAGTGAAATAAAAG aatTAGATAAcagatgtaataaatatcctAATTCTAATCTTTCACGATCGAGATCGGctcaatctttaaaattattgggTGATTCTGCAACACAAGATGATAAAATGACTATATTAGCACAATTGTTCTGGTTATCAGTATCTTTGCTTGAATCAGATTATGAACATGAATTTCTTTTAGCTTTGAGACTACTTAGTCGTGTACTTCATAGATTACCATTGGATCGACCAGATGCTAGagataaagttgaaaaattacaacaaCAATTAAGATGGACTTCATTTCCTGGTGTACATGCATTATTATTGAAAGGATGTACTAGTCCTAATACATATGAACCTGTTGTAACGTTATTGTCTCAGTTTACACCATTATTAGATTTGCCAGTTGTTGATCCTACTCAGAGTCTTGCGTTTCCAATGAACGTTGTGTCATTGCTTCCATATAtgcttttaaattatgaagatGCTAATGAATTGTGTATTAGAAGTGCAGAAAACATTGCacaa atgagtgcagaaaaaggaaaaaaattagaaaatttgggTACTGTTATGACGTTATATAGTCGACGTACCTTCAGCAAAGAAAGTTTTCAATGGACTAAATGCGtcgtcaaatatttatatgatacataTGCCCATCTTAGTTTCAATATGCTAGCTTTTTTGGTAGAAGTATTAGAAAAAGGACCAGGAAGTGTTGCTTTACCTGTACTTAGTATTATACATTGTATGTTACATTATGTTGATTTAGCTTCACAAGCAGCACAACCAATCAATACTGAACTTCTTAGAgtgatttcaaaatatgttGAG gGTCCTCATTGGAAAGAAGcccttaaaatattaaaattggtaGTCACAAGATCCTCAACTTTGGTAGCACCACCTACATCAGTACATGGATCATCTTGGGAATCTTCAATAGCATCTCCACATCCAAGCTTTACTGATACTGAgatatttactaaaaaagaattacccg gaAGAACTATGGATTTCACCTTTGATTTATCACAAACACCAGTAATTGGTAGACGATGGTTAATACGTCAGGGTGTTGAAGAAAAATCGCTTACTTCTCCTCGATGTTCATTATCCCTTTCACCAGCTGATAGTAATGCTGTTTCTGGTTGGAAAAGACCATGGATGTCACag gGCCGTGTTAGAGAATGTTTGGTAAATCTTCTAACAACATGTGGTCAACGTGTTGGATTACCAAAGAGTCCGTCt GTGATATTTAGTCAAAGTTCAGATTTAATGGAAAGACAATCATCTATGGCTTCCTCAACAGAAGAAGTTTCTGGtgcaaataatgatttaagtGGAGGCTCCAGAAGAGATGATGAACAATTTGGTGTATTTAAAGACTTTGACTTTCTTGAATATGAAAGTGAAAGTGttgaa ggTGAAAGTacggataattttaattggggAGTAAGGCGTCGTCCTCTTAGcgaaggagaagagagagaatcaAGTATAAGGCAATTTGAAGAAAGTTTAAGTGAAAAGACTCAATCATCTAGTAAACACACTAGTCgg cgCGGTGTTACGGAAGAATCATCAGATGATGAAGCTGGTTCAGAATCACCTTTAGATGAAGTACCCGGAGCTTCTGGAACAGGACAGGAAACAAACAATATTCCTGGAATGTTTCCACCATCCTCTTTATCTCTGATACCAAGTCGTACACGTCATGATTCTTCGACAAGGTCTGACACATC TGGTTCTAGTGCAGGAGATTTAGGAGATGTAACACCTTGTAATGCATCGCCAAATCTGTCAGCGTTAATGCCTTTTAGACAAGTTGTAAGAGATGATGCAGAAGAAATTTGGCGTCAACAGATTCAAAATCTTATCACACAATCTCTGTACAATACCTTAgactttttccaattattgaGTAGAATTTTAAgg gATGTAAGCAGTAAATCAGTTACTCTCACACGAGAAGCTAGTGCCTTATTGTGTAACGGCAGTCCTGCCTCCACTCAATTAGGCTATCATTTATCTAGTCATGCGGAACTTCTTAGCTCAAAAGCTGAACCACCTTTAATTTGGTTCTCGATTGCTATTTTTGCAAATCAAAGATTAAATGAATCTTTACGATTTGGAATGTTAGAAATTCAAGAACATCTTGAAACATTTCTTGATAAGAAAGATCATGCTACCGaa tGCTTAGAAGCAGCCAAAGCAACAGCAAAACTTCAAGCCTTAGGTGGTAGTCATACAACAGAAACAGGTTTTGAAGAAATGCTTTTAGACTTAGGTAGAGCACTCTATAAACTTCATCTTCAACTTCTATTATTGATTGAAGCTTCAAACAAGATGCTAAGCACTCTTATGAACGCTgcaaaaaatgtacaaattccACTTCAAGATATATCTGCAGAAATTGCAAATATGAAAGTTGCTTTGAGCAGAGCGCTCGAAGAAAGTACAGAAAGTGAAAGAGGGACACCAACTCCAACACCTAGTCCTAGTCCTTTACCCGGTACTGGTGCTGTTGAAGAAGTTGCTCGTGTAGCAGAACTACTTAGAAATGCACGATGGTCTCCTGCTCTTGAAGCTGTAAGATTACATAGAGCACAATGGCCAGGAGATCCTTTtcatgatgatgatgatgtaACAACTGCTGTTAATATGTATTGCAAATACTTAGGACAAGATAGATCTG atatttttgtaGTTACACGAAAGGACGATGAAATGTCAGAAATATTTAGTAGATTGATGGAAAGTTTATTCCAAGTTTTAGCAGCTGTTACAGGCTTGGAAGCATCAACAAAGGCAGCACGATCTCAACATGAGCATCctaataatacgaaaaatgaCTGTTaa